From Streptomyces sp. Edi4, one genomic window encodes:
- a CDS encoding ABC transporter permease, whose protein sequence is MTVSPLLRDTALVFGRYARQTLRSKFQIFFGVLMPLLYLLFFGPLLTGMPLGSRGSSWQVLVPGLLLQLALFGASFTGFGVIIENSWGVVERLRVTPVSRLALLLGRVLRDCALFVFQAALLVLTALAMGLRAPLAGILIGFAFVALLALALASLSCALAMKVPTPQGFGPLVNAIAMPSMLLSGLMLPMTLAPAWLNVLSHFTPLRYLVDAVRSAYLGAYATPAMLYGALVAAGFAGAAVTVGTRVFRTAGA, encoded by the coding sequence TGCGTGACACCGCGCTGGTCTTCGGCAGGTACGCCCGCCAGACCCTGCGATCCAAGTTCCAGATCTTCTTCGGTGTCCTGATGCCGCTGCTCTACCTGCTCTTCTTCGGCCCGCTTCTGACCGGCATGCCGCTGGGCTCCCGGGGCAGCTCCTGGCAGGTGCTCGTGCCCGGCCTGCTGCTCCAACTGGCCCTGTTCGGCGCCTCGTTCACGGGCTTCGGGGTCATCATCGAGAACAGCTGGGGCGTCGTGGAGCGCCTTCGCGTCACGCCCGTGTCCCGTCTTGCGCTGCTGCTCGGCCGGGTCCTTCGGGACTGCGCGCTCTTCGTCTTCCAGGCGGCCCTGCTCGTCCTGACCGCCCTGGCGATGGGCCTGCGGGCTCCGCTCGCCGGCATCCTCATAGGCTTCGCCTTCGTGGCCTTGCTGGCCCTGGCGCTGGCCTCGCTGTCGTGCGCGCTGGCCATGAAGGTGCCCACGCCCCAGGGGTTCGGCCCGTTGGTCAACGCCATCGCCATGCCCTCGATGCTGCTCTCCGGTCTGATGCTGCCCATGACGCTCGCGCCCGCCTGGCTGAACGTGCTCTCGCATTTCACGCCGCTGCGCTATCTGGTGGACGCGGTGCGCTCGGCCTATCTCGGCGCGTACGCCACGCCGGCCATGCTGTACGGGGCCTTGGTGGCGGCGGGGTTCGCGGGGGCGGCCGTGACGGTGGGCACACGGGTCTTCCGGACGGCCGGAGCGTAA